From a region of the Triticum aestivum cultivar Chinese Spring chromosome 7D, IWGSC CS RefSeq v2.1, whole genome shotgun sequence genome:
- the LOC123168124 gene encoding uncharacterized protein, with protein MRTPSLRYQPSPARSKRQRHAMRAGDSRMEADHHHHRHHVNQRAAEAGAGHHHRHGRNDRRRYPEDDRQRSSPLVWMAVILCTLLAIGIIVVGAAVFAVYLIYKPHMPYMVVTNAYLQQLDYSPADGVIRDIQVRADVLARNTNSKVNASFSSFNIDVKFHGTTLLQLRAETFSVARESSVTLPYSGASRGAKLDLAGMRAMEEALRSRVVPITLSGKARTRWRMGIFLKVAFWTRLNCPLSFSYPPGSVMAIDHDTCRSRSP; from the coding sequence ATGCGCACTCCATCCCTCCGATATCAACCCAGCCCAGCTCGATCGAAGCGCCAGCGGCATGCGATGAGGGCCGGAGACAGCAGGATGGAggccgaccaccaccaccaccgccaccacgtgAACCAGAGGGCGGCTGAGGCGGGCGCGGGTCATCATCACCGCCATGGGAGGAACGACAGGCGGCGGTACCCGGAGGACGACAGGCAGCGGAGCTCGCCGTTGGTGTGGATGGCGGTGATCCTGTGCACGCTGCTGGCCATCGGCATCATCGTGGTGGGCGCCGCGGTGTTCGCCGTCTACCTCATCTACAAGCCCCACATGCCGTACATGGTGGTGACCAACGCGTACCTCCAGCAGCTGGACTACAGCCCCGCCGACGGCGTCATCCGCGACATCCAGGTCAGGGCCGACGTGCTGGCCAGGAACACCAACTCCAAGGTCAACGCCTCCTTCTCCAGCTTCAACATCGACGTCAAGTTCCACGGCACCACCCTGCTGCAGCTGCGGGCCGAGACCTTCAGCGTCGCCCGGGAGAGCTCCGTGACGCTGCCCTACAGCGGGGCGTCGCGCGGGGCGAAGCTGGACCTCGCCGGGATGCGGGCCATGGAGGAGGCGCTCAGGTCCAGGGTGGTGCCCATCACCCTGTCCGGCAAGGCGCGCACCCGGTGGAGGATGGGCATCTTCCTCAAGGTCGCCTTCTGGACGCGCCTCAACTGCCCCCTCAGCTTCAGCTACCCCCCCGGCAGCGTCATGGCCATCGACCACGACACCTGCCGCTCCAGGTCGCCGTAG